Within Runella rosea, the genomic segment ATTCTGTTTGGTTATGATAAACTCAAACGTTGGAAATGGGATGTCTACGTAGGTTATGGGTACATGTGGTTCAATTCTAAAGTGTATCGTATGGGCACCAACAACGGTACGCTCCTCATTAGCAGTAATACAAATCGAAGCTCAAAAACTGCTGGGGAATGGGAAAGAGATGGATCTACCTACACGCGTGAAATTGTAGTTCCCATTGGTTCTTCCATTCATTTTGAAGTTTCACCACGTATTGATATTGGTTTAGACTTTACCCTAAACCACGTTAATTCCGAAAAATTGGATGTTACGTATGGCGGTGGTGGTGCTGAGCAGTACCCAAGACAAGATATTTGGTTGTTTAGAAAAGGAGATTCAAAACAAGATAAATGGGGAAGTGTCGGATTGGCAATTACCTACAAAATGGGCAAGAGTGCAGTAATGGCTAAGAAAGATGCCAAAGGAAATTGGGTCCATGATCCAGCCAAAGGTCGTTATCATTTGCGTTATACTAACCCATTGGCTTTGATTCCGCCGCCGTATAATCCTACGATGAAAGAGGCTGACTCAATTGCTAAAGCAAATATGCCTAAACCCGTTGATCCACGTTTGTTTACAGATTCAGATGGAGATGGTGTTGCTGACCTTTTCGACAAAGAACCAAGTACTCCTGCCAACAGCATTGTATCAGGTGGTGGAGTAGCAATGGATCTTGATAAGTACATCAAAGATATTATTGCCCGTAATTTGCCGAAAGAAGAATGTGAAGCAATGTTTGGTAACATCGAGTTTGATACCGACAAGGCGATCGTAAAAGATCCTTCGCAGCAGATTCTTCGTCAAGTGATTGACCTACTCAATCTTCGTCCAAATTGTCGGGCGATTATCGTAGGCCATACCGACGCTCGCGCTTCTGATAACTATAACGTGCAACTTTCGAAACGCAGGGTAGAAGCCGCCAAACGTTACCTAATACGTAATGGTTTGCAGGATCCAAGCCGTATCACGCTTGAATATTACGGAGAGCTTCGTCCGCTTGCCGATAACAAATCAGTAGAAGGGATGAGCCGTAACCGTCGCGTAGAAATCAG encodes:
- a CDS encoding OmpA family protein, producing MKKVNFLSTLLIVSFALTKINAQAPAPKRAGYEGPNKLNTWALTITPALTQFYGDLRQHDFKLGPEEHLTGGLGLGLHKQVSPIFGASLNFWTGNLNGSKQRIYNAHFESKGFLQTSINAHANLKPILFGYDKLKRWKWDVYVGYGYMWFNSKVYRMGTNNGTLLISSNTNRSSKTAGEWERDGSTYTREIVVPIGSSIHFEVSPRIDIGLDFTLNHVNSEKLDVTYGGGGAEQYPRQDIWLFRKGDSKQDKWGSVGLAITYKMGKSAVMAKKDAKGNWVHDPAKGRYHLRYTNPLALIPPPYNPTMKEADSIAKANMPKPVDPRLFTDSDGDGVADLFDKEPSTPANSIVSGGGVAMDLDKYIKDIIARNLPKEECEAMFGNIEFDTDKAIVKDPSQQILRQVIDLLNLRPNCRAIIVGHTDARASDNYNVQLSKRRVEAAKRYLIRNGLQDPSRITLEYYGELRPLADNKSVEGMSRNRRVEIRILPMNDLRSTYPAGFRTGKKKEQEATKPAREKRQR